In the Lebetimonas natsushimae genome, one interval contains:
- a CDS encoding multiheme c-type cytochrome yields MKKILSAGVSIAALTSAAFAANSLDSNPNYVKLKNFKPNPAVTNEQCLMCHKAQDPGIVADWQHSKHAKAGVGCVQCHVVPKNYPTAFKAHPMQGNNWTVQIAVSSVTCAKCHAKEVTEYLNSGHARGAAQWLASNMSKHGFLMSKLAYNYENMKGKHPSLNGYSAKKMAAGIRTDGAVFTSNEKNPRQADLGVANICIQCHGTTVKLDAQGRPDAATWPSDGIAALYPDGGVGNCLACHSRHKFSAAEARHPAACTNCHLGPDHPDKEVFESSVHGHIFDTNEEDYNFETGKVRAGTCFTCHMGAINGVKATHNVSLRLKWNLWAPKSMLRTGGAETAGWAFWKGAGKVEAGKTILRGNAKAGNPAGAEAGRAQMKQVCAACHEATFVNNYFQRVDAQVKNYNNYFNAANKMLKDLKAKGLIKSDVWSDPFFKLYYYLWHHEGRRMRQGAAMGSPDYAHWHGVFQVMQDIREMKDIYNYRMKMYNKYHNAKKVLENEPPMPVVTHE; encoded by the coding sequence ATGAAAAAAATACTAAGTGCGGGAGTTAGCATTGCAGCATTAACTAGTGCGGCATTTGCGGCTAATAGTTTGGATTCAAATCCAAATTATGTAAAACTTAAAAATTTCAAACCTAATCCAGCGGTAACAAATGAACAGTGTTTAATGTGTCACAAAGCTCAAGATCCTGGAATTGTAGCTGATTGGCAACATTCAAAACACGCAAAAGCCGGAGTTGGATGTGTGCAATGTCACGTGGTTCCAAAAAATTATCCAACAGCATTCAAAGCTCACCCAATGCAAGGGAACAATTGGACTGTTCAAATTGCAGTATCATCTGTAACTTGTGCAAAATGTCACGCAAAAGAAGTTACTGAATATCTAAATTCTGGACACGCAAGAGGTGCAGCTCAATGGTTAGCATCTAACATGAGCAAACATGGTTTCTTAATGAGTAAATTGGCATACAATTATGAAAACATGAAAGGAAAACATCCTTCATTAAACGGATACAGTGCTAAAAAAATGGCAGCAGGTATCAGAACAGACGGTGCTGTATTTACTTCTAATGAAAAAAATCCAAGACAAGCAGACTTAGGTGTTGCAAATATTTGTATCCAATGTCACGGTACTACAGTAAAACTTGACGCTCAAGGTAGACCTGATGCTGCAACTTGGCCAAGTGACGGTATAGCTGCGCTTTATCCAGACGGTGGTGTTGGAAACTGTTTAGCATGTCACAGCAGACATAAATTCTCAGCAGCAGAAGCAAGACACCCTGCAGCATGTACAAACTGTCACTTGGGACCAGACCATCCTGATAAAGAAGTATTTGAATCAAGTGTTCACGGACATATTTTCGATACAAATGAAGAAGATTACAATTTCGAAACAGGCAAAGTTAGAGCAGGTACATGTTTTACTTGTCATATGGGTGCAATTAACGGTGTTAAAGCAACTCACAACGTATCATTAAGACTTAAATGGAATCTATGGGCACCAAAAAGTATGCTAAGAACAGGTGGGGCTGAAACAGCCGGTTGGGCATTCTGGAAAGGTGCAGGAAAAGTTGAAGCTGGTAAAACTATTTTAAGAGGAAACGCAAAAGCTGGTAACCCAGCAGGAGCCGAAGCAGGTAGAGCTCAAATGAAACAAGTTTGTGCAGCATGTCACGAAGCAACATTTGTAAACAACTACTTCCAAAGAGTAGATGCACAAGTTAAAAATTACAATAATTATTTCAATGCAGCAAACAAAATGTTAAAAGACCTTAAAGCAAAAGGACTTATCAAATCTGATGTATGGAGTGATCCATTCTTCAAATTATATTACTACCTATGGCATCATGAAGGTAGAAGAATGAGACAAGGTGCTGCAATGGGTAGCCCAGATTACGCTCACTGGCATGGTGTTTTCCAAGTAATGCAAGATATCAGAGAAATGAAAGATATTTATAATTACAGAATGAAAATGTACAATAAATATCATAATGCTAAAAAAGTTCTTGAAAACGAACCTCCAATGCCAGTTGTTACTCACGAATAA
- a CDS encoding chaperone NapD yields the protein MNISSVIVKTKPEHYDAVYMNLLESDLCDVHFGEKEKGIIIVTIEGESVEEEIKKVTAIEDMPYIISANMHMSYNEEELDKLREGIDLNKTVEELNTEKKAEEIDYKGSLKKKY from the coding sequence ATGAATATTTCAAGCGTAATAGTAAAAACTAAACCTGAACATTATGATGCAGTATACATGAATTTATTGGAAAGTGATTTGTGCGATGTTCATTTTGGTGAGAAAGAAAAAGGAATTATCATAGTCACAATTGAAGGAGAGAGTGTAGAAGAAGAAATTAAAAAAGTTACAGCAATTGAAGATATGCCGTATATTATAAGCGCTAATATGCATATGAGCTACAACGAAGAGGAACTTGATAAATTAAGAGAAGGAATTGATTTAAATAAAACAGTAGAGGAACTAAATACTGAAAAAAAAGCAGAAGAAATAGACTATAAAGGCTCACTTAAAAAGAAATATTAA
- a CDS encoding nitrate reductase, with translation MKKLIILFVLIINLLAYQKIIYPSYISKLTFNQNFLIAGLENGDIIIKNFHTLKDIDKITLPKIHDFMDELTPMPIFSLDISPDNKNLLILGQGENNVKIIYLYNLTSKKLKIIYKTNENLIKANYITNDKILIATLADEAVLFDLKSKKEIYHKQIGNYVFSTFELNNNKTLAAFGDESGKINIIEIKSGNKIKTIQGFNKGKTLSLDFKKYLILNASEDRKVSIYNLKFDSFSIKNEVKFLPYAAGISPDLKLFAIQYDEKNDIAVFDMNNKLIKLLKGHTMALNGLKFISNQEIISFSPAEVIIWNLKENK, from the coding sequence ATGAAAAAATTAATAATATTGTTTGTATTAATAATAAATTTACTTGCTTATCAAAAAATTATCTATCCAAGTTATATTTCAAAACTTACTTTTAATCAAAATTTTTTAATTGCCGGACTTGAAAATGGAGATATTATTATCAAAAATTTTCACACATTAAAAGATATTGATAAAATTACTCTTCCTAAAATACATGATTTTATGGACGAACTAACCCCAATGCCAATTTTTTCTCTGGATATTTCACCTGATAATAAAAATTTATTAATTTTGGGACAGGGGGAAAATAATGTAAAAATCATTTATTTGTATAATTTAACATCAAAAAAATTAAAAATAATTTATAAAACAAATGAGAATTTAATAAAAGCCAATTATATCACTAATGATAAAATATTAATTGCAACTCTTGCAGATGAAGCAGTTTTATTCGATTTAAAATCAAAAAAAGAAATTTATCATAAACAAATAGGAAATTATGTTTTTTCAACTTTTGAATTAAATAACAATAAAACCCTGGCAGCTTTCGGAGATGAAAGCGGTAAAATAAATATTATCGAAATTAAATCAGGAAACAAAATAAAAACTATTCAAGGATTTAATAAAGGAAAAACTTTAAGTCTGGATTTTAAAAAATATTTAATTTTAAATGCAAGTGAAGACAGGAAAGTAAGTATTTATAATTTAAAATTTGATTCATTTTCCATTAAAAATGAAGTTAAATTTTTACCTTATGCAGCAGGAATATCTCCTGATTTGAAACTTTTTGCAATTCAATACGACGAAAAAAATGATATAGCAGTATTTGATATGAATAATAAATTAATAAAATTACTAAAAGGTCATACAATGGCTTTAAATGGGTTAAAATTTATAAGTAATCAAGAAATTATAAGTTTTTCACCGGCAGAAGTAATAATTTGGAATTTAAAGGAGAATAAATGA
- a CDS encoding 4Fe-4S dicluster domain-containing protein, with amino-acid sequence MTDKSKRNFFRRISSPKSFIYPPYYKKKEDFINCLECNDKACITACPEKIIQIIDNIPTLNFEISGCTFCDECAKVCDKVLKLENKKDKLNAEFLINYKKCLAWNNTICYSCQDICEENAVNFKGMFNPIIDLEKCTACGFCISVCPNDSIEIIIK; translated from the coding sequence ATGACAGATAAATCAAAAAGAAATTTTTTTAGGAGAATTTCTTCTCCTAAATCGTTTATTTATCCTCCCTATTATAAAAAAAAAGAAGATTTTATAAACTGCCTGGAATGCAATGACAAAGCATGTATCACAGCATGTCCTGAAAAAATAATTCAAATAATAGACAATATACCTACACTTAATTTTGAAATTAGTGGATGTACTTTTTGCGACGAATGTGCAAAAGTGTGTGACAAAGTTTTAAAATTAGAAAATAAAAAAGATAAATTAAATGCAGAATTTTTAATAAATTATAAAAAATGTCTTGCCTGGAATAATACAATATGTTATTCTTGTCAAGATATTTGTGAGGAAAATGCTGTTAATTTTAAAGGAATGTTTAATCCAATAATAGACCTGGAAAAATGTACAGCATGCGGATTTTGCATAAGTGTTTGCCCAAATGATTCAATAGAAATTATAATTAAGTAA
- a CDS encoding nitrate reductase cytochrome c-type subunit, producing the protein MKKLIISTLAVAAIFTGCNQATTTNNSVSKTVEVTGVRKSNVNAGSENLPVVKYTNQAPVPGQVKPFKKSFVTAPPMIPHSVEGMVPITIKSNMCLNCHMPASAKAMGVTPMPKDHFVDNFEGGKHIQRVAGSRFNCTLCHAPQAKVNPVIENKFESLRGK; encoded by the coding sequence ATGAAAAAGCTAATAATTAGTACATTAGCGGTAGCTGCAATTTTTACAGGTTGTAATCAAGCTACTACAACAAATAATTCTGTTTCTAAAACAGTAGAAGTAACCGGAGTTAGAAAAAGCAATGTAAATGCTGGAAGCGAAAATTTACCGGTTGTGAAATATACTAACCAAGCACCGGTACCGGGGCAAGTTAAACCTTTTAAAAAATCATTTGTAACAGCACCTCCTATGATCCCTCATAGTGTTGAAGGAATGGTACCTATTACAATAAAAAGCAATATGTGTCTAAACTGCCATATGCCGGCAAGTGCAAAAGCAATGGGCGTGACACCTATGCCAAAAGATCACTTTGTTGATAATTTTGAAGGCGGAAAACATATACAAAGAGTAGCGGGAAGCAGATTCAACTGTACATTATGCCATGCTCCTCAAGCAAAAGTAAATCCGGTTATTGAAAACAAATTCGAAAGTTTAAGAGGAAAATGA
- the napH gene encoding quinol dehydrogenase ferredoxin subunit NapH yields the protein MGSIIKNKYLILRRISQLTILFLYFGANAYGWKILVGNLSLSKIFDKIPLTDPFAFLQMLFAGAVISTDMLVGFIIIVLFYGLIGGRAFCSWVCPVNMITDLAAWLRRKTHHEKDNLISAMKIKQFRYWFAGILLIISALTGAAAFEFISPIGIFTRGIAFGLGFGWVWLLAIFLFDTFVLKNGWCGHVCPLGATYSIIGAKNLIRVKHNKDNCTNCGNCLMICPEPQVLTQIINKKSDFISGIECTNCGRCIEVCNDNALNFSIRNYIKGEKNEKANN from the coding sequence ATGGGATCAATAATTAAAAATAAATATTTAATTTTAAGACGTATATCCCAGCTTACCATTTTATTTTTGTATTTTGGTGCAAATGCTTACGGTTGGAAAATACTCGTTGGAAATTTAAGCTTATCTAAAATTTTTGATAAGATTCCTTTGACTGACCCATTTGCATTTTTACAGATGCTGTTTGCAGGTGCAGTTATCAGTACAGATATGTTAGTAGGATTTATAATTATTGTTTTATTTTATGGACTAATTGGAGGAAGAGCATTTTGTAGCTGGGTTTGCCCTGTAAATATGATTACTGATTTGGCTGCATGGCTTAGAAGAAAAACTCATCATGAAAAAGACAATTTAATCAGTGCTATGAAAATTAAGCAATTTAGATATTGGTTTGCAGGAATTTTACTTATTATTTCTGCTTTAACAGGTGCAGCTGCATTTGAATTTATAAGCCCTATCGGGATTTTTACAAGAGGTATTGCATTTGGACTCGGATTTGGATGGGTATGGCTGCTTGCAATATTTTTATTTGATACGTTTGTTTTAAAAAACGGATGGTGCGGGCATGTTTGTCCATTAGGAGCAACCTATTCTATAATCGGGGCTAAAAACTTAATCAGAGTAAAACACAATAAAGATAATTGTACAAATTGTGGTAATTGTTTAATGATTTGTCCGGAACCGCAAGTTTTAACTCAAATTATAAATAAAAAAAGTGATTTCATTTCAGGAATCGAATGCACAAATTGCGGAAGATGTATTGAAGTATGTAATGACAATGCTTTAAATTTTTCTATCAGAAATTATATAAAAGGAGAAAAAAATGAAAAAGCTAATAATTAG
- the napG gene encoding ferredoxin-type protein NapG, translated as MDRRHFLTQMAQAAAASAVAGTVVGAFVEENKAKQLTLRPPGALDEKEFIKTCIRCGQCVEACKNRENKVIVDGKEIDTLKLAAPGDNAPIGTPFFIARTGPCFMCDDIPCMYACPTGALTPEKCKNDKGEVTIDSAKMGVAVIDPSSCIAFWGLQCTACYRACPEIDKAITIEWKQNKRTGKHAYRIPVVHEEYCTGCGMCEMACVTEKAAIKIFPREVFLGKAGDRYVKGWDIKDQQRVKNASTKTTTKTGRSKLNPVQNLNQGVQWDQ; from the coding sequence TTGGATAGAAGACATTTTTTAACTCAAATGGCCCAGGCAGCAGCTGCGTCTGCTGTCGCCGGTACTGTTGTCGGAGCATTTGTGGAAGAAAACAAAGCAAAACAATTAACTCTAAGGCCTCCTGGGGCATTAGATGAAAAAGAGTTTATAAAAACATGCATAAGATGCGGTCAATGCGTTGAAGCATGTAAAAACAGAGAAAATAAAGTGATTGTTGATGGAAAAGAAATTGATACATTAAAACTGGCGGCACCTGGAGATAATGCTCCAATCGGAACACCTTTTTTCATAGCAAGAACGGGGCCTTGTTTTATGTGTGATGACATTCCTTGTATGTATGCATGTCCAACCGGTGCATTAACACCAGAAAAATGCAAAAATGACAAAGGTGAAGTAACAATAGACTCGGCCAAAATGGGTGTTGCGGTAATAGACCCTAGTAGCTGTATAGCTTTTTGGGGTCTTCAATGTACCGCGTGTTACAGAGCATGTCCGGAAATTGATAAAGCTATAACAATTGAATGGAAGCAAAATAAAAGAACAGGAAAACATGCTTATAGAATTCCTGTGGTTCATGAAGAATACTGCACAGGTTGCGGAATGTGTGAAATGGCATGTGTAACTGAAAAAGCAGCCATTAAAATCTTCCCAAGGGAAGTATTCCTTGGAAAAGCTGGTGATAGATATGTTAAAGGCTGGGATATTAAAGATCAACAAAGAGTTAAAAACGCTTCTACTAAAACAACAACTAAAACAGGTAGAAGCAAATTAAATCCTGTTCAAAATCTTAATCAAGGCGTACAATGGGATCAATAA
- the napA gene encoding nitrate reductase catalytic subunit NapA, translated as MSMTRRDFLKTTAAVAAASAAGITVPEEAKAAAEAGEAGWQWDKAVCRFCGTGCGIMVATKNGKIVAVKGDPEAPVNRGINCIKGYFNAKIMYGADRLTQPLLRLNENGEFDKNAPFRPVSWKRAFDEMEKQFKKYYNELGPTGVAIFGSGQYTIQEGYAAVKLIKAGWRSNNIDPNARHCMASAVVGFYQTFGIDEPAGCYDDIELTDTVITWGANMAEMHPILWSRVSDAKLNNPDKYVVVNLSTYRNRCSNLADMEIIFRPNTDLAIMNYIGREILKRNAVNWDFVKKHTIFATGTVDTGYGMREPSVAKKLGYSEKEMQTIKKQAAKVVTDEEAKALSAIGKWKAGDTMEMTHRKGHAPFFHWEISFEDFKKAVEPYTLDYVASVAKGDPDESIESFKAKLKKLADLYCDPNRKVVSFWTMGFNQHVRGSWINEIVYMVHLLLGKQSVPGSGAFSLTGQPSACGTAREVGTFAHRLPADMLVANPKHRKITEKLWKIPHGTLNPKVGSHFVKIMRDLEQGKIKWAWVHVNNPWQNTANANHWLKAARKMDNFIVVNECYPGISARVADLILPVAMIYEKWGAYGNAERRTQHWRQQVVAPGEAMTDIWTIVEFSKRFKLKEVWKEWPKQKLPNVLEEAKKMGYSPDDTLFDVLFNRPEYRKNFPWPDPIAKNPQTGKLHPNTEAAGDGREIIGSDGKPFKGYGFFIQKALWEEYRKFGVGHGHDLADFDTYHKVRGLRWPVVNGKETKWRFNTEYDPYARKFAKPGEKFAFYGPLLKTIKRGNLAHPIKSMGKVHLANKAKIFFRPFMVHPEDPKYDKDGYNFWLCTGRVLEHWHSGTMTMRVPELYRAMPEALCYMNPKDAKALGLNRFDLVVIESRRGKVKARVETRGRNKPPRGLVFVPWFDEKVLINKVTLDATCPMSKETDYKKAAVKIYKA; from the coding sequence ATGTCAATGACAAGAAGAGATTTTTTAAAAACAACTGCAGCCGTAGCAGCAGCAAGCGCAGCTGGAATAACTGTTCCAGAAGAAGCTAAAGCGGCAGCAGAAGCTGGTGAAGCTGGATGGCAATGGGATAAAGCTGTTTGCCGTTTCTGTGGTACTGGATGCGGTATTATGGTTGCTACAAAAAACGGAAAAATCGTAGCGGTAAAAGGGGATCCTGAAGCTCCTGTAAACAGAGGAATTAACTGTATTAAAGGTTATTTTAATGCAAAAATTATGTACGGAGCTGACAGATTAACACAACCTCTTTTAAGACTTAATGAAAATGGTGAATTTGATAAAAATGCACCATTTAGACCGGTAAGCTGGAAAAGAGCTTTTGATGAAATGGAGAAACAATTTAAAAAATATTATAATGAATTAGGACCAACTGGTGTAGCAATATTCGGTTCAGGTCAATATACAATTCAAGAAGGTTATGCAGCAGTAAAACTTATTAAAGCTGGTTGGAGAAGTAATAATATCGACCCAAATGCAAGACACTGTATGGCAAGTGCCGTTGTTGGATTTTATCAAACATTCGGTATTGACGAGCCGGCAGGTTGTTATGACGATATAGAACTTACTGACACTGTTATAACATGGGGTGCCAATATGGCGGAAATGCACCCAATTCTTTGGTCAAGGGTATCTGATGCAAAACTAAACAATCCTGATAAATATGTAGTTGTTAACCTTTCAACTTACAGAAATAGATGTTCAAACTTAGCTGATATGGAAATAATCTTTAGACCAAATACAGACCTTGCTATTATGAACTATATTGGTAGAGAAATTTTAAAAAGAAATGCGGTAAACTGGGATTTTGTTAAAAAACATACAATTTTTGCAACAGGTACAGTAGATACCGGTTACGGTATGAGGGAACCAAGTGTTGCTAAAAAACTTGGATATTCTGAAAAAGAAATGCAAACAATTAAAAAACAGGCCGCAAAAGTAGTAACTGATGAAGAAGCAAAAGCATTAAGTGCAATCGGTAAATGGAAAGCCGGTGACACAATGGAAATGACCCATAGAAAAGGTCATGCACCGTTCTTCCACTGGGAAATCAGTTTTGAAGATTTCAAAAAAGCGGTTGAGCCTTATACACTTGATTATGTGGCAAGTGTTGCAAAAGGTGACCCAGATGAAAGTATTGAAAGCTTTAAAGCAAAACTTAAAAAATTAGCTGATTTATACTGCGATCCAAACAGAAAAGTAGTATCTTTCTGGACAATGGGATTCAACCAACATGTAAGAGGTAGCTGGATTAACGAAATAGTTTATATGGTACATTTACTTCTTGGAAAACAATCAGTACCAGGAAGCGGAGCATTTTCACTAACAGGACAACCAAGTGCTTGTGGTACAGCAAGGGAAGTTGGTACATTTGCACACAGACTTCCAGCAGATATGCTTGTAGCCAATCCAAAACATAGAAAAATTACTGAAAAACTTTGGAAAATTCCACATGGAACTCTTAATCCAAAAGTTGGAAGCCATTTTGTAAAAATTATGAGAGATTTGGAACAAGGTAAAATTAAATGGGCTTGGGTTCATGTAAATAACCCTTGGCAAAATACAGCTAACGCTAACCACTGGCTAAAAGCTGCAAGAAAAATGGATAACTTTATCGTTGTAAATGAATGTTATCCAGGAATTAGTGCAAGAGTAGCAGACTTAATTTTACCAGTAGCTATGATTTATGAAAAATGGGGTGCTTATGGTAATGCGGAAAGAAGAACCCAACATTGGAGACAACAAGTTGTAGCCCCAGGTGAAGCAATGACTGATATCTGGACAATAGTAGAATTTTCAAAAAGATTTAAACTAAAAGAAGTATGGAAAGAATGGCCAAAACAAAAACTTCCAAATGTATTAGAAGAAGCAAAAAAAATGGGATATTCACCTGATGACACATTATTTGATGTATTATTCAACAGACCAGAATATCGCAAAAATTTCCCATGGCCAGATCCAATTGCTAAAAATCCTCAAACAGGAAAACTTCATCCAAACACTGAAGCAGCTGGAGACGGCAGAGAAATTATAGGAAGTGACGGTAAACCATTTAAAGGTTACGGATTCTTTATCCAAAAAGCATTATGGGAAGAATATAGAAAATTCGGTGTTGGTCACGGTCACGACTTAGCAGACTTTGATACTTATCATAAAGTAAGAGGACTTAGATGGCCAGTAGTTAACGGAAAAGAAACTAAATGGAGATTTAACACTGAATATGATCCATATGCAAGAAAATTTGCAAAACCTGGTGAAAAATTTGCATTCTACGGACCGCTTTTAAAAACAATTAAAAGAGGTAACTTAGCTCATCCTATTAAATCAATGGGTAAAGTTCATTTGGCAAATAAAGCAAAAATATTCTTCAGACCATTTATGGTTCACCCAGAAGATCCTAAATATGATAAAGACGGATACAACTTCTGGCTATGTACTGGTAGGGTTCTTGAACATTGGCACAGTGGTACAATGACTATGAGAGTACCTGAACTTTACAGAGCAATGCCAGAAGCTCTATGTTATATGAATCCAAAAGACGCTAAAGCTCTTGGACTTAACAGATTTGATTTAGTAGTAATTGAAAGCAGACGTGGTAAAGTTAAAGCAAGAGTTGAAACAAGAGGTAGAAACAAACCACCAAGAGGATTAGTATTCGTACCATGGTTTGATGAAAAAGTATTAATTAATAAAGTGACTCTTGATGCAACATGTCCAATGAGTAAAGAGACTGACTATAAAAAAGCGGCAGTCAAAATTTATAAAGCGTAA
- a CDS encoding response regulator transcription factor translates to MKILLVEDDEFIGESIKEYFEMNGSKVDYYSSPKKALEEIYPDHYDIFLIDINMPEMNGYEFYNELKNYSSSPVIFITAYSDVDHVEKAFNIGAADYIKKPFELKELELRVKRLVFKKTDRIKITDDYSFDIKKLKLFYKNEEVELTPNEKYFLEILVKNINNVVDSETIKNYVWEEKSICDNTLRTQVKKLRNKLKENFIKNVRGCGYKIEKKQ, encoded by the coding sequence ATGAAAATATTGCTTGTGGAAGATGATGAATTTATAGGTGAGAGTATCAAAGAATATTTTGAAATGAACGGAAGTAAAGTTGATTATTATTCTTCACCGAAAAAGGCACTTGAAGAAATTTATCCGGATCATTACGATATTTTTTTAATAGATATCAATATGCCTGAAATGAACGGGTATGAGTTTTATAATGAATTAAAAAATTACTCTTCTTCACCTGTAATATTTATTACGGCTTATTCGGATGTAGACCATGTTGAAAAGGCTTTTAATATAGGAGCTGCCGATTACATAAAAAAACCATTTGAACTTAAAGAACTTGAACTCAGGGTTAAAAGACTAGTTTTTAAAAAAACTGACAGAATAAAAATAACAGATGATTATTCTTTTGATATTAAAAAATTAAAACTTTTTTATAAAAATGAAGAAGTGGAATTGACTCCTAATGAGAAATATTTTTTGGAAATTTTAGTTAAAAACATAAACAATGTAGTAGACAGTGAAACGATTAAAAATTATGTATGGGAGGAAAAATCAATCTGTGATAATACATTAAGGACTCAGGTAAAGAAACTTAGGAATAAATTAAAAGAAAACTTTATAAAAAATGTAAGAGGGTGTGGATATAAAATTGAAAAGAAACAGTGA
- a CDS encoding sensor histidine kinase — protein MKRNSEFKFDLIIAFFLFAFLIIVIVIYVSIFFFNNIATQNFQQNIILYSKNLIKDYNKKKNQVLQKTVSISKSPLISSEFNVNENLIFSVFKLILSSEDSIKKISLTKNRRNIYCKKTNNEITCNINTSKLKKIKNILIKEKIEKNSLIFNVFLPIKSNKILHIIYKYPNFFEKYSDMFNILVIDTNGKILYSDFSQAKTIYDIYGYPVVDLIKKDHGFISDDIYVMNINNNYKIVFLQNKKLIKETSNISKKLAIIMIILSVFVAVPLGVFFSKPLYNYYSELDKKINEEVQKVKENEQLLMQQSKLAALGEMLGNIAHQWRHPLTHLSLLIQNLEIAYKKNRIDEKYIENFKHKAMKQIEYMSKTIDDFRNFFKEDKEKTDFIVNESVKEVLFLLDGRLKNYNIDVEIIEEGEKTIYGFKNEFLQVIMNIINNAIDVLNERNIKNKKIWIKIGNVIEIEDNAGGIRKEIIDKIFEPYFTTKFQSQGTGIGLYMSKIIITKHFNGNLYAYNSKNGAVFVIKV, from the coding sequence TTGAAAAGAAACAGTGAATTTAAATTTGATTTAATCATAGCATTTTTTTTATTTGCTTTCTTAATTATTGTAATTGTAATATATGTTAGTATTTTTTTCTTTAATAATATTGCAACTCAGAATTTCCAACAAAATATTATTTTATATTCTAAAAATTTAATTAAAGATTACAATAAGAAGAAAAACCAGGTTTTACAAAAAACTGTTTCAATTTCCAAAAGTCCTTTAATCTCAAGTGAATTTAATGTAAATGAAAATTTAATTTTTTCTGTGTTTAAATTAATACTTTCAAGTGAAGACAGTATTAAAAAAATTTCTTTGACCAAAAATAGACGAAATATTTATTGTAAAAAAACAAACAATGAAATAACCTGTAACATAAATACATCTAAATTGAAGAAAATTAAAAATATCTTAATTAAAGAAAAAATTGAAAAAAACAGTTTAATTTTTAATGTTTTTTTACCTATTAAAAGTAATAAAATACTACATATTATATATAAATATCCTAATTTTTTTGAAAAATACAGTGATATGTTTAATATTTTGGTAATCGATACAAACGGCAAAATATTATACAGTGATTTCAGTCAGGCAAAAACAATTTATGACATTTACGGCTATCCTGTTGTTGATTTAATAAAAAAAGACCACGGATTTATCAGTGATGACATTTATGTTATGAATATTAACAATAATTATAAAATTGTATTTTTACAAAATAAAAAATTGATTAAAGAAACAAGTAACATTTCTAAAAAATTGGCAATTATAATGATAATTCTATCGGTTTTTGTTGCAGTCCCTCTTGGTGTTTTTTTCTCAAAGCCATTGTATAATTATTACAGTGAACTTGATAAAAAAATTAATGAAGAAGTTCAAAAAGTAAAAGAAAACGAACAACTTTTAATGCAACAATCAAAACTGGCTGCACTTGGAGAAATGCTTGGAAACATCGCTCATCAATGGAGACATCCTTTAACACATTTATCCTTGCTTATACAAAATCTTGAAATTGCATATAAAAAAAACAGAATTGATGAAAAATATATTGAAAATTTTAAACATAAAGCAATGAAACAGATAGAGTATATGTCTAAAACAATAGATGATTTTAGGAATTTTTTTAAAGAGGACAAAGAAAAAACGGATTTCATCGTAAATGAATCTGTAAAAGAGGTATTATTTTTACTTGACGGACGACTTAAAAATTATAATATTGATGTTGAAATAATTGAAGAGGGGGAGAAGACCATTTATGGTTTTAAGAACGAATTTTTGCAAGTAATTATGAATATAATAAACAATGCAATTGATGTTTTGAATGAAAGAAATATAAAAAATAAAAAAATCTGGATTAAAATCGGTAATGTTATTGAAATAGAAGATAATGCCGGAGGTATTAGAAAAGAAATTATTGATAAAATATTTGAACCGTATTTTACAACTAAATTTCAATCTCAAGGAACGGGAATCGGTCTTTATATGAGCAAAATTATTATTACAAAACATTTTAACGGTAATTTGTATGCCTATAATTCAAAAAATGGAGCTGTTTTTGTAATAAAAGTTTAA